One window of Cupriavidus oxalaticus genomic DNA carries:
- a CDS encoding protein-glutamate methylesterase/protein-glutamine glutaminase, translating to MTAAKIKVLCVDDSALIRSLMTEIINSQPDMEVVGTAPDPLVARDLIKRLNPDVLTLDVEMPRMDGLDFLERLMRLRPMPVLMVSSLTERGSEITMRALELGAVDFVTKPKLGIRDGLIEYTDTIADKLRAASRARVRAAAQPAAGVAAPAPILRSPLLSTEKLIILGASTGGTEAIKEFLMPLPPDSPAVMIVQHMPAGFTRSFAQRLDGLCRVTVKEAEHGERVLPGHAYIAPGDSHLRLARSGANYVAHLSQEAPVNRHRPSVDVLFDSAAEHGGKNVIGVILTGMGKDGARGMLRMREAGAYNLAQDEHTCIVFGMPKEAIATGGVHEIVPLPAMTQRVMARLATYGTRAQRV from the coding sequence ATGACTGCCGCCAAGATCAAGGTGCTCTGCGTGGACGATTCCGCGCTGATCCGCAGCCTGATGACGGAGATCATCAACAGCCAGCCCGACATGGAAGTGGTTGGCACCGCGCCCGACCCGCTGGTGGCGCGCGACCTGATCAAGCGCCTGAACCCGGACGTGCTGACGCTGGACGTCGAAATGCCGCGCATGGACGGGCTGGATTTCCTTGAGCGCCTGATGCGGCTGCGGCCGATGCCGGTGCTGATGGTGTCGTCGCTGACCGAGCGCGGCTCGGAAATCACCATGCGCGCGCTGGAACTGGGCGCAGTGGATTTCGTCACCAAGCCCAAGCTCGGTATCCGCGACGGGCTGATCGAATACACCGACACCATTGCCGACAAGCTGCGTGCCGCATCGCGCGCGCGGGTGCGTGCGGCCGCGCAACCCGCGGCAGGCGTCGCTGCCCCCGCGCCGATTCTGCGCAGCCCGCTACTGTCGACCGAGAAGCTGATCATCCTGGGCGCCTCCACCGGCGGCACCGAGGCGATCAAGGAATTCCTGATGCCGCTGCCGCCCGACAGCCCCGCGGTGATGATCGTGCAGCATATGCCGGCCGGCTTCACGCGCTCGTTCGCGCAGCGCCTGGACGGGCTGTGCCGCGTCACCGTGAAGGAAGCCGAGCACGGCGAACGCGTGCTGCCGGGCCATGCGTACATCGCGCCGGGCGACTCGCACCTGCGCCTGGCGCGCAGCGGCGCCAACTATGTCGCGCACCTGTCGCAGGAAGCGCCGGTCAACCGCCACCGGCCCTCGGTCGACGTGCTGTTCGATTCCGCCGCCGAGCATGGCGGCAAGAACGTGATCGGCGTGATCCTGACCGGCATGGGCAAGGACGGCGCGCGCGGCATGCTGCGCATGCGCGAGGCCGGCGCCTATAACCTGGCGCAGGACGAGCACACCTGCATCGTGTTTGGCATGCCGAAGGAGGCGATCGCCACCGGCGGCGTGCATGAAATCGTGCCCTTGCCGGCGATGACCCAGCGCGTGATGGCGCGCCTGGCCACGTACGGCACGCGCGCGCAACGGGTCTAG
- a CDS encoding CheR family methyltransferase, translated as MTPFRTAASAPASLQGLAGAVAAPVANPRRDEMRDFLLTERDFEKIRALIHKRAGISLGSHKREMVYSRLARRLRTLQLADFASYLAILEADDRSPEWEFFTNSLTTNLTSFFRESHHFPLLAEHAKKIGRPYSVWCSAASTGEEPYSIAITLAEALGDRAATVLATDIDTQVLAKARSGVYSADQVARLSPERLKRFFLKGTGPRAGSVKVKPELAATITFDPLNLLAPDWGIREQFDAIFCRNVMIYFDKPTQGRILERFVPLLKPHGLLFAGHSENFSYVTRAFQLRGQTVYELAPDAARAGRA; from the coding sequence ATGACGCCGTTCCGCACTGCCGCCAGCGCTCCCGCCAGCCTCCAGGGCCTGGCGGGCGCAGTCGCCGCGCCGGTCGCCAACCCGCGGCGCGACGAGATGCGCGACTTCCTGCTGACCGAGCGCGACTTCGAGAAGATCCGCGCGCTGATCCACAAGCGCGCGGGGATTTCGCTGGGCAGCCACAAGCGCGAAATGGTCTACAGCCGCCTGGCGCGCCGCCTGCGCACGCTGCAGCTGGCCGACTTTGCCTCGTACCTGGCGATCCTGGAAGCGGATGACCGCTCGCCCGAGTGGGAGTTCTTTACCAACTCGCTGACGACCAACCTGACTTCGTTCTTCCGCGAATCGCACCATTTCCCGCTGCTGGCCGAGCACGCGAAGAAAATAGGGCGCCCGTACAGCGTGTGGTGCTCCGCGGCGTCCACCGGCGAGGAACCGTACTCGATCGCCATCACACTGGCCGAGGCGCTGGGCGACCGCGCCGCCACCGTGCTGGCCACCGACATCGACACGCAGGTGCTGGCCAAGGCCCGCAGCGGTGTGTATTCGGCCGACCAGGTCGCACGGCTGTCGCCCGAACGGCTCAAGCGCTTCTTCCTGAAGGGCACCGGCCCGCGCGCGGGCTCGGTCAAGGTCAAGCCCGAGCTGGCCGCCACCATCACGTTCGATCCGCTCAACCTGCTCGCGCCCGACTGGGGCATCCGCGAGCAGTTCGATGCGATCTTCTGCCGCAACGTGATGATCTATTTCGACAAGCCGACGCAGGGCCGCATCCTGGAGCGCTTCGTGCCGCTGCTCAAGCCGCACGGCCTGCTCTTCGCCGGCCATTCGGAGAACTTTTCCTACGTCACGCGCGCATTCCAGCTGCGCGGGCAGACTGTCTACGAACTGGCGCCCGATGCCGCCAGGGCGGGAAGGGCCTGA
- a CDS encoding cupin domain-containing protein, which produces MHYKNLVILSIVALMTGSALAQGSGLTRTVVGRADVSVPGREAVVARVEVAPGTYAGRHTHPGDEISYVMDGEVQLLIDGQSPRTIKAGESFVVPAGVVHDAHNNGGTAARVVGVYVVEKGKPLASPAP; this is translated from the coding sequence ATGCACTACAAGAATCTGGTCATTTTGAGCATCGTGGCGCTGATGACAGGTAGCGCGCTGGCGCAGGGTTCGGGACTGACTCGCACCGTGGTCGGCCGGGCCGATGTATCCGTACCGGGTCGCGAAGCCGTGGTCGCGCGCGTGGAGGTGGCGCCAGGCACCTATGCGGGGCGGCATACGCATCCTGGAGACGAGATCAGCTACGTCATGGACGGCGAGGTGCAACTCCTGATCGACGGCCAGTCGCCGCGCACCATTAAGGCCGGAGAGTCGTTCGTGGTGCCGGCCGGCGTGGTGCATGACGCCCACAACAATGGTGGCACGGCGGCGCGGGTGGTGGGCGTGTACGTGGTCGAGAAAGGGAAGCCGCTGGCATCGCCGGCGCCGTGA
- a CDS encoding DUF4088 family protein: MTSEITLALPPDDAARLRKEFDQFIGVSTGLDREFLPPEFNDFLRARLLQHDGPLTERAVNRLLSGGEYGWARRVFDKQLPNALAALMRDAQRFGFGLAVQPDWNAAQRLAHAREWAAKVLAECGADAAFTEALATQVAASAEDVRALEERMRTPAWRLAESLRQRAYDLMYALQTDDNEATGRARVGELRGMLGLALEYGSVQPEEAARVLEQVERSRPALFRDAPDDVFARLAAWLRRMFGG; this comes from the coding sequence ATGACGAGCGAGATCACCCTGGCCCTGCCGCCTGATGACGCGGCCAGGCTGCGCAAGGAATTCGACCAGTTCATCGGCGTCTCGACCGGCCTGGACCGCGAGTTCCTGCCGCCCGAGTTCAACGACTTCCTGCGCGCCAGGCTGCTGCAGCACGATGGCCCGCTGACCGAGCGCGCCGTGAACCGGCTGTTGTCCGGCGGCGAGTACGGCTGGGCCCGGCGCGTGTTCGACAAGCAACTGCCCAACGCGCTGGCGGCGCTGATGCGCGACGCGCAGCGTTTCGGCTTTGGCCTCGCGGTGCAGCCGGACTGGAACGCGGCGCAGCGCCTTGCGCATGCGCGCGAATGGGCCGCGAAGGTGCTGGCCGAATGCGGGGCTGACGCCGCCTTCACCGAAGCGCTTGCGACCCAGGTCGCGGCCTCGGCCGAAGACGTGCGCGCGCTCGAGGAGCGCATGCGCACACCGGCATGGCGGCTGGCCGAAAGCCTGCGCCAGCGTGCCTATGACCTGATGTACGCGCTGCAGACCGACGACAACGAGGCCACGGGCCGTGCGCGCGTCGGCGAACTGCGCGGCATGCTGGGACTGGCGCTCGAATATGGCTCGGTGCAGCCGGAAGAAGCCGCGCGCGTGCTCGAGCAGGTGGAGCGCTCGCGCCCCGCGTTGTTCCGCGACGCGCCCGACGATGTCTTTGCGCGCCTGGCGGCGTGGCTGCGGCGCATGTTCGGCGGTTGA
- the cheD gene encoding chemoreceptor glutamine deamidase CheD, whose translation MRTPYLPEALATRTYFDREFGKQAVKLLPNEYYVTREDVVLTTVLGSCVAACIRDEVAGVGGMNHFMLPDDEGGGAGADRMLSPSMRYGSYALEVLINELLKMGARRERLEAKVFGGGAVLANMTTLNIGDRNADFVLRYLKAEEIRVAAQDLRGPHARRVSYFPIGGLALVRRLTRQDDEVSVARDERALARAIATSARTPARAPERTPELFARQSPTRQLP comes from the coding sequence ATGCGCACGCCCTATCTGCCCGAGGCGCTGGCCACGCGCACCTACTTCGACCGCGAGTTCGGCAAGCAGGCGGTCAAGCTGCTGCCCAACGAGTACTACGTGACGCGCGAGGACGTGGTGCTGACCACCGTGCTGGGGTCGTGCGTGGCCGCGTGCATCCGCGACGAGGTCGCCGGCGTCGGCGGCATGAACCACTTCATGCTGCCCGACGACGAAGGTGGCGGCGCTGGCGCCGACCGCATGCTGTCGCCATCGATGCGCTACGGCAGCTACGCGCTCGAGGTGCTGATCAACGAGCTGCTCAAGATGGGCGCGCGGCGCGAGCGGCTGGAGGCCAAGGTCTTCGGCGGCGGTGCGGTGCTGGCCAACATGACCACGCTGAACATCGGCGACCGCAACGCGGATTTCGTGCTGCGCTACCTCAAGGCCGAAGAGATCCGTGTGGCGGCGCAGGACCTGCGCGGCCCGCATGCGCGCCGCGTCAGCTATTTCCCGATCGGCGGGCTGGCGCTGGTGCGCCGCCTGACGCGGCAGGACGACGAGGTCTCGGTGGCGCGCGACGAACGCGCGCTGGCACGGGCCATCGCCACCTCGGCCAGGACCCCGGCGCGCGCGCCGGAGCGCACCCCCGAACTGTTTGCGCGGCAGTCTCCCACGCGCCAGCTTCCCTGA
- a CDS encoding chemotaxis protein CheW yields the protein MAGIGHIDTPGSDASGQEFLVFTLGSEEYGIDILKVQEIRSYETVTRIASAPEFIKGVTNLRGVIVPIVDLRLKFRLGNVRYDHQTVVIILNVASRVVGIVVDGVSDVLTLTGEAIKPAPEFGVSISTEHLTGLGTVDGRMLVLIDIEKLMTSPEMALVEAELA from the coding sequence ATGGCCGGCATCGGACACATCGATACCCCCGGAAGCGACGCTTCGGGCCAGGAGTTCCTGGTCTTCACGCTGGGCTCGGAGGAATACGGCATCGACATCCTCAAGGTGCAAGAGATCCGCAGCTACGAGACCGTCACGCGCATCGCCAGCGCGCCCGAATTCATCAAGGGCGTGACCAACCTGCGCGGCGTGATCGTGCCGATCGTCGACCTGCGCCTGAAGTTCCGCCTGGGCAACGTGCGCTACGACCACCAGACGGTGGTCATCATCCTCAACGTGGCCAGCCGCGTGGTCGGCATCGTGGTCGATGGCGTGTCGGACGTGCTGACGCTGACCGGCGAGGCGATCAAGCCGGCGCCGGAGTTCGGCGTGTCGATCTCGACCGAGCACCTGACCGGGCTGGGTACCGTCGACGGCCGCATGCTGGTGCTGATCGATATCGAGAAGCTGATGACCAGCCCCGAGATGGCGCTGGTCGAGGCCGAGCTGGCCTGA
- a CDS encoding methyl-accepting chemotaxis protein → MQWFNQLRVTTRLVAGFLVVAVIGAVMGLLGVVNMGRMADWTGRIYHGDLQALKAVQDANINLVYASRSQIGLLSASTMGERATEKEQIAKSLGVMDERIRSVAGAFSSTAESQALVKQYHDLAPAFRARMEKYVELVSKQPLDTSQFESQVFTESTDLLKDSHALEAVMARMVKRRDDRARGNMEEAQSVYDATRLWMLGLVLGGLALSVLLGVLLARGLSRQLGGEPGYAAEIAKRIADGDFSAPVATRAGDKSSLVYAMQQMQQQLSHMVRDFKESAESIGTASREIAAGNNDLSQRTEQQAASLEETASSMEELTSTVRQNADNARQASGLAANASETALRGGEVVGRVVQTMDEINDASRKIVDIIGVIEGIAFQTNILALNAAVEAARAGEQGRGFAVVAGEVRSLAQRSANAAKEIKGLIGDTVERVDNGSALVGQAGKTMDEIVQAVKRVTDIMGEISAASAEQSSGIEQVNQAVAQMDEVTQQNAALVEQAAAAAGALEEQAGRLQGAVAMFRLAAEDAQASFSLPATKPVSAAVPGKAAGKVRTPAIHKRAAAPVAANAAASAEADASRPAEPMEQKQPVHSVTTARAPRPALAGADNGDWSAF, encoded by the coding sequence ATGCAGTGGTTCAATCAATTGCGCGTCACGACCAGGCTGGTTGCCGGATTCCTGGTCGTCGCGGTGATCGGTGCCGTCATGGGCCTGTTGGGCGTCGTCAACATGGGGCGCATGGCCGACTGGACCGGCAGGATCTATCACGGCGACCTGCAGGCGCTCAAGGCCGTGCAGGACGCCAACATCAACCTGGTCTACGCCAGCCGCTCGCAGATCGGCCTGCTGTCCGCGTCGACCATGGGCGAGCGCGCCACCGAGAAGGAGCAGATCGCCAAGTCGCTGGGCGTGATGGACGAGCGCATCCGCAGCGTGGCAGGCGCCTTCTCGTCGACCGCCGAGTCGCAGGCGCTGGTCAAGCAGTACCACGACCTGGCGCCGGCCTTCCGGGCGCGCATGGAGAAGTACGTCGAGCTGGTCAGCAAGCAGCCGCTCGATACCTCGCAGTTCGAGAGCCAGGTGTTCACCGAGAGCACCGACCTGCTCAAGGACAGCCATGCGCTGGAAGCCGTGATGGCCAGGATGGTCAAGCGCCGCGACGACCGCGCCCGCGGCAACATGGAAGAGGCGCAAAGCGTGTATGACGCGACGCGGCTGTGGATGCTGGGCCTGGTGCTGGGCGGCCTGGCGCTCTCGGTGCTGCTGGGCGTGCTCCTGGCACGCGGGCTGTCGCGCCAGCTCGGCGGCGAGCCGGGCTACGCGGCCGAGATCGCGAAGCGCATCGCCGACGGCGACTTCTCCGCGCCGGTGGCTACGCGCGCCGGCGACAAGAGCAGCCTGGTCTATGCCATGCAGCAGATGCAGCAGCAGCTGTCGCACATGGTCCGCGATTTCAAGGAATCGGCCGAATCGATCGGCACCGCCTCGCGTGAAATTGCGGCCGGCAACAACGACCTGTCGCAACGCACCGAGCAGCAGGCCGCGTCGCTGGAAGAGACCGCCTCCAGCATGGAAGAGCTGACCAGCACCGTGCGCCAGAACGCGGATAACGCGCGCCAGGCCAGCGGGCTGGCGGCCAATGCGTCGGAGACCGCGCTGCGCGGCGGCGAGGTGGTCGGCCGCGTGGTGCAGACCATGGACGAGATCAACGATGCATCCAGGAAGATCGTCGACATCATCGGCGTGATCGAGGGCATTGCCTTCCAGACCAACATCCTGGCGCTGAACGCCGCGGTGGAAGCCGCGCGCGCCGGAGAGCAGGGCCGCGGCTTTGCCGTGGTTGCGGGCGAAGTGCGCAGCCTGGCGCAGCGCAGCGCCAACGCGGCCAAGGAGATCAAGGGCCTGATCGGCGATACCGTCGAGCGCGTCGACAACGGCTCGGCGCTGGTGGGCCAGGCCGGCAAGACCATGGACGAGATCGTGCAGGCGGTGAAGCGCGTGACCGACATCATGGGCGAGATCAGCGCGGCCTCGGCCGAGCAGAGCTCAGGCATCGAACAGGTCAACCAGGCCGTGGCGCAGATGGACGAGGTGACGCAGCAGAACGCGGCACTGGTCGAGCAGGCCGCGGCCGCTGCCGGCGCGCTGGAAGAGCAGGCCGGCCGCCTGCAGGGCGCGGTGGCGATGTTCCGCCTGGCGGCGGAGGATGCGCAGGCATCGTTCTCGCTGCCTGCCACGAAGCCAGTTTCCGCTGCGGTGCCAGGCAAGGCGGCGGGGAAGGTGCGCACGCCGGCCATCCACAAGCGTGCGGCCGCTCCGGTTGCGGCAAACGCGGCGGCATCCGCTGAAGCCGATGCCTCGCGCCCCGCCGAGCCGATGGAGCAGAAACAGCCAGTGCATTCGGTCACCACCGCACGCGCGCCGCGCCCCGCGCTGGCCGGCGCCGACAACGGCGACTGGAGCGCGTTCTGA
- the cheA gene encoding chemotaxis protein CheA, producing MSVDIDITQFYQTFFEEAEELLVEMEQLLLGLDIESPDAEHLNAIFRAAHSIKGGAATFGFAALTETTHIFENLLDRTRRRELALTRTIIDTFLETKDVLQDQLNAYRNGTEPDPQTLARICAVLQQLAQEAAGEAGAPAAAPAPAPAAAPVATPVAGGALKIRLIKVSANDQALLREELANLGEITGQQEVNGELVVWLNTQCSADDIIAVCCFVIDMDQIVIEPATDAPTPAPAPAPAPAPAPAAVPAPAPAAAAPAVPATAAREKEKEKEKARPAPAAAHGEGSIRVPTEKVDQIINLVGELVITQSMLAQTASSLDPVLFDRLFSGMGQLERNARDLQEAVMSIRMMPMDYVFSRFPRLVRDLASKLGKQIDLVTFGKATELDKSLIERIIDPLTHLVRNSLDHGIETPDKRVAAGKEPTGQLVLSAQHHGGNIVIEVSDDGGGLNRERILAKAIQNGLPVSENISDEEVWQLIFAPGFSTAEVVTDVSGRGVGMDVVKRNIQEMGGHVQISSRPGLGTTIRIVLPLTLAILDGMSVRVGDETFILPLNCVMESLQPKAEDVHTAANSDRVMHVRGEYLPLLEMHRVFNVAGALQEPTQGIAVILQAEGKRFALLVDQLIGQHQVVLKNLETNYRKVPCISAATILGDGSVALIVDVGALQRTGVRRQEPALASSLA from the coding sequence ATGTCTGTCGATATCGATATCACACAGTTTTACCAGACCTTCTTCGAAGAAGCGGAAGAACTGCTCGTGGAAATGGAGCAGCTGCTGCTCGGCCTGGACATCGAGTCTCCCGATGCAGAGCATCTGAACGCGATCTTCCGCGCAGCGCATTCGATCAAGGGCGGAGCCGCCACCTTCGGCTTCGCGGCGCTGACCGAGACCACCCACATCTTCGAGAACCTGCTGGACCGCACGCGCCGGCGGGAACTGGCGTTGACCAGGACCATCATCGACACCTTTCTGGAAACCAAGGACGTGTTGCAAGACCAGCTCAACGCCTACCGCAACGGCACCGAACCCGATCCGCAAACGCTGGCGCGCATCTGCGCCGTGCTGCAGCAGCTCGCGCAGGAAGCCGCCGGCGAGGCGGGCGCACCCGCGGCCGCGCCGGCCCCTGCACCCGCTGCCGCACCGGTAGCGACTCCTGTTGCCGGCGGCGCGCTGAAGATCCGGCTGATCAAGGTCTCGGCCAACGACCAGGCGCTGCTGCGCGAAGAACTCGCCAACCTCGGCGAGATCACCGGGCAGCAGGAGGTCAACGGCGAACTGGTGGTGTGGCTCAACACCCAGTGCAGCGCCGACGACATCATCGCGGTGTGCTGCTTCGTGATCGACATGGACCAGATCGTGATCGAGCCCGCGACCGACGCACCGACGCCGGCACCGGCACCGGCACCGGCACCGGCACCGGCACCTGCGGCAGTGCCCGCGCCGGCTCCGGCCGCGGCCGCCCCGGCAGTGCCTGCTACCGCCGCACGCGAGAAAGAGAAGGAGAAGGAAAAAGCCAGGCCGGCCCCGGCCGCCGCGCACGGCGAAGGCTCGATCCGCGTGCCGACCGAGAAGGTCGACCAGATCATCAACCTGGTGGGCGAACTGGTGATCACCCAGTCGATGCTGGCGCAGACCGCGTCGTCGCTCGACCCGGTGCTGTTCGACCGCCTGTTTTCCGGCATGGGCCAGCTCGAACGCAACGCGCGCGACCTGCAGGAAGCGGTGATGTCGATCCGCATGATGCCGATGGACTATGTGTTCTCGCGCTTCCCGCGCCTGGTGCGCGACCTGGCCAGCAAGCTCGGCAAGCAGATCGACCTGGTCACCTTCGGCAAGGCCACCGAGCTCGACAAGAGCCTGATCGAACGCATCATCGACCCGCTCACGCACCTGGTGCGCAACAGCCTGGACCACGGCATCGAAACGCCCGACAAGCGCGTCGCCGCCGGCAAGGAGCCGACCGGCCAGCTGGTGCTGTCCGCGCAGCACCACGGCGGCAATATCGTGATCGAAGTGAGCGACGACGGCGGCGGCCTGAACCGCGAGCGCATCCTGGCCAAGGCGATCCAGAACGGCCTGCCGGTGTCCGAGAACATCAGCGACGAGGAAGTCTGGCAGCTGATCTTCGCACCTGGCTTCTCCACCGCCGAAGTCGTCACCGACGTCTCCGGCCGCGGCGTGGGCATGGACGTGGTCAAGCGCAACATCCAGGAGATGGGCGGCCATGTGCAGATCAGCTCGCGCCCGGGCCTGGGCACCACCATCCGCATCGTGCTGCCGCTGACGCTTGCGATCCTGGACGGCATGTCGGTCAGGGTCGGCGACGAGACCTTCATCCTGCCGCTGAACTGCGTGATGGAATCGCTGCAGCCCAAGGCAGAGGACGTGCATACCGCCGCCAACTCTGACCGCGTCATGCACGTGCGCGGCGAATACCTGCCGCTGCTGGAAATGCACCGCGTCTTCAACGTCGCCGGCGCGCTGCAGGAGCCGACGCAGGGCATCGCCGTGATCCTGCAGGCCGAAGGCAAGCGCTTCGCGCTGCTGGTAGACCAGCTGATCGGCCAGCACCAGGTGGTGCTGAAGAACCTGGAAACCAACTACCGCAAGGTGCCGTGCATTTCGGCGGCGACCATCCTCGGCGACGGCAGCGTGGCGCTGATCGTCGATGTCGGCGCGCTGCAGCGCACCGGCGTGCGCCGGCAGGAGCCGGCGCTGGCCTCGTCGTTGGCCTGA
- the cheY gene encoding chemotaxis response regulator CheY translates to MDKNIKILVVDDFPTMRRIIRNLLKELGFVNVEEAEDGAAGLEKARDGSFQFVISDWNMPNMDGLSMLQAIRADANIGKMPVLMVTAEAKKENIIAAAQAGANGYVVKPFTAATLDEKITKIFEKLAG, encoded by the coding sequence GTGGACAAGAACATCAAGATCCTGGTCGTGGACGATTTCCCGACCATGCGCCGGATCATCCGCAACCTGCTCAAGGAGCTGGGATTCGTCAACGTCGAGGAAGCCGAGGACGGCGCCGCCGGCCTGGAGAAGGCCCGGGACGGCAGCTTCCAGTTCGTGATCTCGGACTGGAACATGCCCAACATGGACGGCCTGTCGATGCTGCAGGCGATCCGCGCCGACGCGAACATCGGCAAGATGCCGGTGCTGATGGTGACGGCCGAGGCCAAGAAGGAAAACATCATCGCCGCGGCCCAGGCCGGCGCCAACGGCTATGTGGTCAAGCCGTTCACGGCCGCCACGCTGGACGAGAAGATCACCAAGATCTTCGAGAAGCTCGCCGGTTGA
- the cheZ gene encoding protein phosphatase CheZ, whose protein sequence is MTPTLSNDSAEQLILRIGNLTRMLRDNMRELGLDKEIERAAQAIPDARDRLNYIAAMTEQAAERTLNAVELAQPIQSGIEQQAETLDKRWEAWFEKPVELADARSLVLDTRAFLSEVPGQARATNSHLLDIMMAQDFQDLTGQVIKKMMDMIRTLEQELLQVLIDNVPSERRVEAQAPSTLLNGPQVNPEGKADVVSDQSQVDDLLASLGF, encoded by the coding sequence ATGACTCCGACGCTGAGCAACGATTCGGCCGAGCAACTGATCCTGCGCATCGGCAACCTGACGCGGATGCTGCGCGACAATATGCGCGAGCTCGGCCTGGACAAGGAGATCGAGCGCGCCGCGCAGGCCATTCCCGACGCGCGCGACCGGCTCAACTACATCGCGGCGATGACCGAGCAGGCCGCCGAGCGCACGCTGAACGCGGTCGAACTGGCGCAGCCGATCCAGTCCGGCATCGAGCAGCAGGCCGAGACCCTGGACAAGCGCTGGGAGGCGTGGTTCGAGAAGCCGGTGGAGTTGGCCGACGCCCGCTCGCTGGTGCTCGACACGCGCGCCTTCCTGTCCGAGGTGCCGGGCCAGGCCCGCGCCACCAACAGCCACCTGCTCGACATCATGATGGCGCAGGACTTCCAGGACCTGACCGGGCAGGTGATCAAGAAGATGATGGACATGATCCGAACGCTGGAGCAGGAACTGCTGCAGGTGCTGATCGACAATGTCCCGTCCGAGCGCCGCGTGGAAGCGCAGGCGCCGTCGACGCTGCTCAACGGACCGCAGGTGAATCCGGAGGGCAAGGCCGATGTGGTGTCGGACCAGTCGCAGGTGGATGATCTGCTGGCTAGTTTGGGCTTCTGA
- the motB gene encoding flagellar motor protein MotB encodes MSSAHDMRPIIVRRAKSHARPHGNHSWKIAYADFMTAMMALFLVLWLLSSANKKTLEGIAEYFRMPLKVAVVGGEKSSQSPSVIPGGGMDVMRKDGEIMRARDNEPSEEQRRNELQEGQRLRALKQRLEQIIENNPMLRQFRPQLLLDITSEGLRIQILDTQNRPMFRTGSAAVESYMRTILREIGPVLNELPNKVSLSGHTDAANYSNGERTYSNWELSSDRANASRRELIAGGMQEGKVLRVLGLAATMPLDKGDLLAPVNRRISIVVLNQKAQARFEAENASAAEVSVSAQAGKAAQEMQAGLAAASAPAAAAAPEAQGRKP; translated from the coding sequence ATGAGCAGCGCACATGACATGCGTCCGATCATCGTCCGCCGGGCGAAATCGCACGCCAGGCCGCACGGCAACCACAGCTGGAAGATCGCCTATGCCGACTTTATGACGGCGATGATGGCGCTGTTCCTGGTGCTGTGGCTGCTGTCCAGCGCCAACAAGAAGACGCTGGAAGGCATCGCGGAATATTTCCGCATGCCGCTCAAGGTGGCTGTCGTCGGCGGCGAGAAAAGCAGCCAGTCGCCCAGCGTGATTCCGGGCGGCGGCATGGACGTCATGCGCAAGGACGGCGAGATCATGCGCGCGCGCGACAACGAGCCGAGCGAGGAGCAGCGCCGCAACGAACTGCAGGAAGGGCAGCGCCTGCGCGCGCTCAAGCAGCGCCTGGAGCAGATCATCGAGAACAACCCGATGCTGCGCCAGTTCCGTCCGCAGCTGCTGCTCGATATCACCAGCGAAGGCCTGCGCATCCAGATCCTCGATACGCAGAACCGTCCGATGTTCCGCACCGGCAGCGCCGCCGTCGAAAGCTATATGCGCACCATCCTGCGCGAGATCGGCCCGGTGCTGAACGAGCTGCCGAACAAGGTCAGCCTGTCCGGCCATACCGACGCGGCCAACTATTCCAACGGCGAGCGCACCTACAGCAACTGGGAGCTGTCCAGCGACCGCGCTAATGCCTCGCGCCGCGAACTGATCGCGGGCGGCATGCAGGAGGGCAAGGTGCTGCGCGTGCTGGGCCTGGCCGCGACCATGCCGCTGGACAAGGGCGACCTGCTCGCACCGGTGAACCGCCGCATCAGCATTGTGGTGCTCAACCAGAAGGCGCAGGCGCGCTTCGAGGCCGAGAACGCCAGCGCCGCCGAGGTTTCGGTGTCGGCGCAGGCCGGCAAGGCGGCGCAGGAGATGCAGGCCGGTTTGGCCGCTGCCTCCGCGCCGGCGGCAGCGGCCGCCCCGGAAGCGCAGGGCCGCAAGCCATGA